The nucleotide window ATAAAGAAAAATCAATTGAAGAGATAGTTATTGAAGAAATAGATGAAGAGTGTGGATATAAAGTTCATATAAATGATATTTCAAAAATTACATCATTTCATACGAATGTTGGAATTAGTGGAGCAAAACAGTATTTATATTTTGCAACAATTGATGAGTCAATGAAAATTCATCAAGGTGGTGGAATAAATGATGAAGAGATTGAATTGTTTTTTCTTCCTTTAAATGAATGTGATGATTTTATTTTTGATGAAAAAAAAGCAAAAACTCCAGGATTGATGTTTAGTTTTTACTGGTTTTTAAAAAATAAAGAAAAGTTAGGATTTTAAATGTCAAAAATTGTTTTTTTATTTTTTTTATCAATTCTAAATGTAATAGCACAAGAAACTGTAACAACAAATGAATCTATACCAAATTTGGATATTAATAATTCATTTATTACAAAATATGAATATGGAAAAATGCTTTATAATAATCCTAGAGGAATAGGGTGTAATAGTTGTCATGGAGATGATGCAAGAGGTAAAAAAATTGTAGAATTTAAACATCAACCAGAATATGAAAAAAAAGTTTATAATTGTAGTTTAGTTGCACCTGATATAAAAGATATAGATTATGAAACTTTTTCTACAAAAGTTAACTCTAAAAAAAATCCAAATTTTAAATTTGATAAAGAACAAGTTTGCGATAAACTAATTTATTATGCAAATGTAATGCCTACATATTTTTTAGTTGAAGAAGAAATAGAAGCAATTTATTACTATATAAAAAATTTAAAAAAATAAATTATCTAGAAAAAACTATTCCTATTCCAATTTTATTTATTTCTCTATCATAATCAATTAGATTATTCCCATAACCTGAAAATAGTTGTAAAAGACCATAAGTGTTTTTTGTTGATAAAAATTCAGGAAGAGGGAATGTCCAATTTAGCTCAACAGCACCTTTATTTGAGTCATTTAATTTTAAATTATTTCTTAATAAAAGTTCAAATGTATGTTTTTTATAAGCAAAAAATAAAGTCAAATCTCCATATCCATAATAATCCTCTATATCTGAATTATCATCACTTCCTTTTTCTTCTGGAATTCTATACCAAATTCTTGGAATTAAGAATAAATTAGAAAATTGAAAATATCCTTCAAGATATAATCTATTCCAAGATCTTGATTCTTCTTCATTTTTACCATTTGAAGCATGTAATAAAGAAAATTTATAAGCTTTTAAAATAGAAGTTTCTTTATATGGTAATGTTACAAAAATCTCTGGTTCGTAGTTAGTTTCTCTAAAAGGGGAAGAATCTTTTGTTGTTTGCCAAAAAGATTTTTGTGTATAAGCTGCACTAATTGATTCATCTAAACCAAAAAAATTGTAAGAAATAGGTTTCTCAAGACTTATTTGAAAAGTTGTTTCTGTATTTTTTCTACCTTCAATATCATTGAAGCTATAATTTACTGGCAATAAATAATTCTTTTTATAAGGATATAAATTAAAATCTTTAGTTATAAGTTGTTCTAAACTTTTTTCAGTCTCTTCATCATCTAATCTATCTATTTGTTTTAGGTAAAACTCTTTTTTCATTGTAGTATAAGTTCTATCTTCTTCATTTTCATGATTTTTTTTTAGATTAAATAGATATGTATCTTCTTTTGAAATGTTTAATGTTGCAGCTTTTTTGTATAAAAGCATAGCTTCTTTATAATTTCCTAACTCTTCTTGCTTTTTTGCTTCTTCATAGATATTATTTATATCTTCTGCTAAACAAAAACTACATATCAATAAGGATAAAAATTTTTTCATAAATTACCATTTTATTTTTTTATTTTATTATACACCAAAAGATATTATATACAAATTTTTATACTTTATAAAAGAGTTTTAATGATATAATCGGCAAAAATTAGAAAAAAAGGTTATTTTCAATGCTTGTTGCACCTTCTATATTATCTGCAGATTTTGGAAATTTAGCAAATGAAATAAAAGCTATTTGTGATGGTGGATGTGATTTAATTCACGTTGATGTAATGGATGGACATTTTGTTCCTAATATGACAATTGGTCCAGTTGTAGTAAATCCTGTTGCTAAAGTAGCAACAAAACCACTGGATATACATTTAATGGTTGAAGATAATACATTTTTCGTAGAACTTTTTGCACCTTGCAAACCAGAATATATCTCTTTCCATATTGAGAGTGAAAAACACCCTCATAGACTTATACAAAAAATAAGAGATTATGGAATAAAACCGGCTATTGTTTTAAATCCTCATTCAACACCTGAATCAATAGAGTATTTATTAGAAGATTTAGATATGGTTTTATTAATGTCTGTAAATCCAGGTTTTGGAGGACAAAAATTTATTCCTTCAGTTATTGAAAAAGCAAAGAAATTAAAAGAGATAATAAACAAAAGAAATCCTAACTGTCTAATTGAAGTTGATGGTGGAGTTAATGATAAAAATATTTATGATTTAAAAGAAGCTGGAGTTGATGTTGTTGTTGCTGGATCTTATGTATTTGGGAATGATGATTATAGTAAAGCTATAAAAAGTTTGCAGGTGTAAAATGAGAGTAAAAATTTGTGGAATAACAAATCTGCAAGATGCACTAGAAGCAATAAATGCTGGTGCAAGTGCATTAGGTTTTGTATTTTATAAAAAATCACCAAGATATATTGAACCTTTAAAAGCAAAAGAGATTGCTGAAAAACTTCCTCCTTTTGTTCAAACGGTTGGTTTATTTGTAAATGAAACAGAAGAATTTATCAATGAAGTTTGTAATGATGCAAAAATGCAATTAGCTCAGATTATAGATGATTTTGATGTTTTAAATTATGAAAAAATTTCTTCTAAATATATAAAAGTAATTAGAGCTAAAGATAAAAAAGATTTATTGAATTTAAATAAAGAATATTATTTAGTTGATGCTTTTGTTGATAGTTTTGGTGGTGAAGGTAAAAGAATAGCCCTTGATTGGTTTGAAAGTATTGATTGCTCTAAATTTATACTTGCTGGTGGATTAACAACTGAAAATTTAAAAGAGATAAATGGTTTTGGTTTTTATGGTGTTGATGTAAGTTCTGGTGTAGAATCAGAAGTTAAAGGAATAAAAGATAGACAAAAAATGATTGATTTTGTAAAAGAGGCAAATGAAATCAAATAAAAGGATTATTCCTAAATCTCAAATAAAATTACAAAATATTTTACAAAGATTATTAAAAGAACCTATTTTGTATACTGAGTTTTTTGAATTATTAGAAAAAGCTAGTGATACAATATATGAAAATCCTGAATTAGAATTTGAATTACTTATATCAAATGGTTTGCCATTAGATTTTGATGATAAATATGTATTTCTAAGAACAACAAAAACTCTTATAAATGAACAAGTTTTTTGTATAGTTGATATAGAAACAAATGGTGGGAGTGCAAAAAAAGGTTATCAAATTATTGAATTGGGAGCTGTAAAATATAAAAATGGAGAAATTATTGATAAATTTGATTCTTTAGTTTATGCAAAAGAGATTCCTCCTTATGTTCAGGAAGTTACAAAAATTACTCCAAATATGTTAGAAAATGCTCCAAGATTAGAAAAAGTTTTACAAGATTTTAAGATTTTTTTAGGAGATGATGTTTTTGTTGCACATGATATTAAATTTGATTATACATTTATTTCTGATTCTTTTGAAAAATATAATTTAGGAAAATTATTGAATAGAAAACTTTGTACTATTGATTTAACAAAAAGAACTATTCAATCTGAAAAATATGGATTAAGTTCTTTAAAAGAAGTTTTAAATATTAATGTTGATAATCATCATAGAGCTTATTATGATGCTTTAACTACAGCAATTGTTTTCCAAAAAAGTTTAGAGAATATAGATAAAAATAAAATAAAAACTGTAGAAGAGTTAATTAATTTTTCAAAAAGTGATAATATAATTAATAATCAGCAAAAAAAGGATTAGATAGTGTTTTCACAAGATAATTATACTGAAATTTTAGAGTTTGCTACTTTGGCACATGGTGAACAAAAAACGCCAAAAGAATTACCTTATCTTTTTCATATAACATGTGTTGCAATGGAAGTTATTAATGCTTGTGAAAAATCAAAGTTAGATGAGAAAAAAGCAGATTTAGCAATAAGTTGTGCATTATTGCATGATATTATTGAAGATACAAAGATTACTTATGATGAATTATATGTGAAGTTTGGTCCTTTGATTGCAGATGGTGTTGAAGCATTAACTAAAAATAAAACATTAACGTCAAAACAAGAACAAATGAGAGATAGTATTGAGCGATTACTTACTCAACCTTATGAAATTCAAATAGTTAAACTTGCTGATAGAATAGTAAATTTAGCTATTCCTCCAAAACATTGGAGTAATGAAAAAATTAAAGATTATCAAAAAGAAGCAAGTTTTATTTTATCATGTTTAGGAAATTCAAATATCTATTTAGCAAAAAGATTAGAAAAAAAAATTGAAGAGTATAAAAAGTATATAAAAAATGATTAATGCTAAAACAAAGCCTTTTGGCTTTGTTTTATGCAGATTTCTCAGCTGCTTCTTTAGCGTATTTTAAACCTAAATCAAAAGCTTTATTATTGATTTCATGTACTTTTTCAGGTACTTTTGAAAGCATAGTTTTTCTTAATATTTCATTTGGTACAGTTTCACCAGTAAAATAATTAGCCATTGCAAGTGCTAAAACTGATTGAGTAATAACATTTCCAACTTCTTCTTTTGCAATAGTAATAATTGGAATCTCATAGATTTTCCATTTTTTTCTATCTTCTTCAGTTGGTGTTACTAGATTTGGTTCAACAACTATAACTCCACCTTCTTTTACACCTTTTTTAAATTGATTATATGAAACTTGTGCAACTGATAACATAAAATCAATTTCTCCATCATTTGCATAAGGATATAAAATTTCTTCATCTTGTAAAGTAATATCAACAACAGTTGGACCACCTCTTACTTGAGAAGTATAAGTAGCAGTTTTTAATCCATATCCACCGTTATTGATTTTTGCAGCTGCGAAAATCGCACCTGCAAGAAGTACACCTTGTCCACCAACACCTGTAAATCTCATTAATGTTCTATTTGCTGCCATGTGTAACTCCTTCTTATAATTGAACCATAGTTTTATTTTTTTGAGCTTCTTTTACTTTTTCATAAGCTTCACAATATTCCATAGCTTCTGTATCTTGTTTTAAAATACCAGTAGGGAAAATTCCTTTTTGCTCTTCTGGCTCTAATTTATCAAATTTAGTTTTTGACATAGAAATAGAATCAATCCATTCTAAGTTTGCCATAGCTGTTGCCATTTTATTTTTTCTTCCTAAGTTAACGTGACAGTTAGAGAATACTTCAATAAATGAGAATCCTTTGTGTTCAAAAGCTTTAACTAAAGTTTTTTCAAGTTTTTTAGGATCAATCATTGTCTCTCTTGCAACAAATGAAGCACCTGCAGCTTCAACTAGTTTACAAGCATCAAAAGTAGGGTCAATATTTCCTCTACTCATTGTTACTGTCCACATTCCTTGAGGAGTTGTAGGACTTGTTTGAGAGTTTGTTAATCCATAAATAAAGTTATTGATAATAATATAATTTAAGTCAATATTTCTTCTTGAAGCATGAATTGTATGATTTCCACCAATTGCAAGACCATCACCATCTCCACCAACAACAATAACTTTTTTGTCTGGATTTGCTAGTTTAATTCCAGTTGCATAAGCTAAAGTTCTTCCGTGAGTTGTGTGAACAGTATTACAGTTAATGTATGAAGAAAATCTTCCAGAACATCCAATTCCTGAAACAACACAAACATCATCCATATTCCATTCAAGTTTTTCAATGGCTCTAATAACAGCTTTTAAAATAACTCCATCACCACATCCCCAACACCATAATGTTGGCATTTTGTCTGTTCTTAAATATTCATCGTAATTAAAAGCCATGATTACATTCCTTTCACTTTTTCAATAATTTCTAGTGGAGATAAAGGTCTTCCATTTGCTTTGAATAAAGTATCAAAATCAGATCTTCCAGATACTCTTTGTACTTCTTCTACAAATTGACCCATATTTAACTCAGCAACTAATACTTTGTCAAATTTTTTCATTAATTCATTGATTCTTTTTGCTGGGCTTGGCCAAATAGTTAATGGTCTGAACATACCAACTTTGATACCTTCTTTTCTTAATCTATTAATAGCTTCTGTAACACCTAATGAAACTGAACCATAAGCAATAATCATAATATCAGCATCATCTAACATATATTCTTCATTTAATTCTAATTCATCTAAATGTGCATCAACTTTTTTGAATAATCTTTTCATTAATGCATCACAAACTTCAGCATCTTCAGTTGGATGACCTGTAGGTCCATGATGAAGTCCTGTAAAGTGATATCTATAACCTTCAAACATTGGATTTAAAACTGCAGGTTCATCTGACTCAACACCATAAGGTTTATAATCTTTTTTATCACCATCAAATCTTTTTCTTACAATTTTACTTTTTTCAATTTCTTCTAATTCTGGAATTATAGCTTTTCCACTCATATGTCCAATAGTTTCATCTAATAAAACAAAAACAGGTTGCATAAATCTATCAGCTAAATTAAATGCTCTTACAGTTTCTGTATAGCATTCACTTAAATTTCCTGGAACTAAAGTAATAGATTTAACATCACCATGAGTTGGATTTTTAGCTTGTAAAATATCACCTTGAGCAACTCTTGTAGGAAGACCAGTTGATGGACCACCTCTCATAACGTTTACAACAACTAAAGGAACTTCTGAAATATATCCAACACCTAAATTCTCTGCTTTTAAAGAGATACCAGGTCCTGAAGTTGCAGTCATTGCTCTTTTCCCTGACATTGCAGCACCTAAAGCTGTGCAAATACCAGAAATCTCATCTTCCATTTGAATAGAAACTCCACCTCGCGCAGGTAACGCAGAAGAAAGTACATGCATTATTTCACTTGAAGGAGTAATTGGATAACCACCAAAAAACTCACAACCTGAATCAATTGCAGCTTTTGCTGCAAGTTCATTTCCTGTTGAAATTACTTCTCTTGACATCAATTCTCCTTACAAATCTTCATCTAATATTCTATAGTTATTTTTAACTATTTTTTCTTTTCTTTCTTTTGCATCACTTGATAATTTTGCAAATTTGAACTCTTTTTTATCAGCAACGTAAATTGCAAAATCTGGACATGTTAATTCACAGTCCATACAACCAATACATGATTCTGGATGAACAACTTTTATCATTGAACCTAAAGTAGAATGAACTTCTTGTCTCATCGCAAGTACACCGGCTGGACAAACTGAAACGCACTTATCACATGCCTTACATCTAGCTTCATTTACCCATACAGGAGTATTTGCAGGAGCTTCCATATTAGACATAATCTCTCCTTAAATTATTTTAAAATCAATACTTGAACAAACTCAATATATTATCTTTGAATAATAGCAATAAACATTCCAAAGATAAATAAAATTTATGATTTTCTTAAGTGAATTTAAGTCTTGTTACATTTTGCTACAACAAAAAAAAGTATCTGAAAAAAAGCCACTTCAATATATAAATAAGCTTAAAAAATTAATCTAATTTAATATTAGAAGAGTTAATTAATAATATAATTAAAATATAAATTTGTAAAACTTAGATATAATTATAATAAATTAGAAAAGGAAGATTTTTGGTTTTATATCAGCCTAAAAATGGTTATTGCTATAACAGTGATACTCATTTTTTGTTTTATTTTATTTGTGAAAATTTTAAAAAATATAAAAATATAAAAGGTGAGCTTTTAGATATTGGTAGTGGTAGTGGAATTTTAGGTTTATTAGTTTCCAATGAATATAGAAAATTGAATTTAAATCAGTGTGAAATTCAAGAAATGTTTCAATTTTTCTCAACTAAAAATGCACAGATTAATCAAATTAATACAAAAATGTATATTGGTTCATATGATCAGATAAGTTTTGAAAAAAAGTTTGAAATCTGTATTTCAAACCCACCTTTTTATCACTGTGATGTAATTAAAAGTGAAAATAAATCTTTAAAAATTGCAAGATACAATGACTCTTTACCTTTAGAAAAATTAATTAAAAGAAGTTATGAGATTTTAAAAGAAGATGGAAAATTCTTTTTTTGTTATGATTCTAAACAAATAAATGAAATATTATTGTTATTAAATAAATATAAATTTAATCTTGAAGCTTTACAATTTGTACATCCAAAAGTTTCAAAAGATGCAACTTTAGTTTTGATTTATGCAAAAAAGAATTCAAAAACATTAACCAAAATTATGAATCCTTTAGTTGTTTTTGATGAGAATAATAGTTTTACAAAAGAAGTAGAATCAATATATGAAAAATCTTCTACATATAGCATAAAGGCAGATTTTGAGTGAATTATTAAAAAAAGAAGGATTTAATTTTGCATTTGATCCAAAGGGCTGTGACTCTTGTAAGGGAAATTGTTGTATAGGAGAAAGTGGATATATTTGGATTAATGCTCAAGAGATTCAAGCTTTAGCTTTTTATCTAAATTTACCAGTTGAAGAATTAAAAATTAGATATTTAAATAAAATAGGTTATAAATATAGCATAAAAGAGGTAAAATTAGGTTCAAATAATTTTGCTTGCTGTTTTTTTAATTTAGAAAAAAAACAGTGTTCAATTTATCCCGTAAGACCGATGCAATGTAGAACTTTCCCTTTTTGGGATTATTTTAAAGAAAATGAAGAAGAGGTTTATAAAGAGTGTCCAGCTATAAAAAATCTTTAATTTTTTATTCATTACTATTAATTTTTAGTGGATGTAGTACAAAAGATATTAATTTAGAGAATAAAGAAGTTAAAAAAACAAATTTTGTAAAGGTTGAAACAAAACCTTTTGATTTAGAAGATTTCTATATTATTTATGCTTTAGAATCAGAAAATCAAAGAATGTATTTAAACGCAAGGGATATTTATTTGAAATTATTTGAAAATACAAATAATTATGAATATTTAGTTAAATATCTTACATTGGCAACACAATTAAAAGAGTATTATTTAGTTAAAGAGAATGCTTCTAAATATATGAAAGATAATATTAAAGAAGAAGAGATAATTTTAAGATTATATGCTTTTTCTTTATTTAAATTACAAGAAAAGCAAGAAGCTATTTTTAATGCAGAAAAATTAATTTTTTTATATAAAAACAGTATTAATTATGAATTATTAGGAAGTATATATCTTGAAGATAAACAATATTTAAAAGCTTATGATGCTTTAAGAAATGCTTATTTTTTAAATAATTCAATTAGTACATTATTAACATTAACTAATATTCAATTTTTTAATTTAAATCAAAAAGAAGAAGCAATAAAACAGCTTGAAAATTATGCGCATAAAAATGATTATGATTTTAATTTATCCATTCAATTATTGAGTTTTTATGAAAATTTAAAAGCTCAAGATAGATTGGTTAATTTTCTAAAAGAGATGTATTTTTATTACAAAAAAAATGATAATCAATTATTAGTAAATAAAACAAAAGCACTTTTTCTAAAATATGTAATAAACAATGATGTAAAAACTGTTATTGATTTTTGGGAACAAAATGGTGAAGAAGATGAAATTTTGTTAAATTTATATAGAATGACAAATCAATCACAAAAAGCTTATAATTTATTAAATAAATTATATAAAAATTCTAATAATATGGATT belongs to Arcobacter defluvii and includes:
- a CDS encoding 2-oxoacid:acceptor oxidoreductase family protein; this translates as MAANRTLMRFTGVGGQGVLLAGAIFAAAKINNGGYGLKTATYTSQVRGGPTVVDITLQDEEILYPYANDGEIDFMLSVAQVSYNQFKKGVKEGGVIVVEPNLVTPTEEDRKKWKIYEIPIITIAKEEVGNVITQSVLALAMANYFTGETVPNEILRKTMLSKVPEKVHEINNKAFDLGLKYAKEAAEKSA
- a CDS encoding 4Fe-4S dicluster domain-containing protein, whose product is MSNMEAPANTPVWVNEARCKACDKCVSVCPAGVLAMRQEVHSTLGSMIKVVHPESCIGCMDCELTCPDFAIYVADKKEFKFAKLSSDAKERKEKIVKNNYRILDEDL
- a CDS encoding c-type cytochrome → MSKIVFLFFLSILNVIAQETVTTNESIPNLDINNSFITKYEYGKMLYNNPRGIGCNSCHGDDARGKKIVEFKHQPEYEKKVYNCSLVAPDIKDIDYETFSTKVNSKKNPNFKFDKEQVCDKLIYYANVMPTYFLVEEEIEAIYYYIKNLKK
- a CDS encoding phosphoribosylanthranilate isomerase, which translates into the protein MRVKICGITNLQDALEAINAGASALGFVFYKKSPRYIEPLKAKEIAEKLPPFVQTVGLFVNETEEFINEVCNDAKMQLAQIIDDFDVLNYEKISSKYIKVIRAKDKKDLLNLNKEYYLVDAFVDSFGGEGKRIALDWFESIDCSKFILAGGLTTENLKEINGFGFYGVDVSSGVESEVKGIKDRQKMIDFVKEANEIK
- a CDS encoding 2-oxoglutarate synthase subunit alpha, which encodes MSREVISTGNELAAKAAIDSGCEFFGGYPITPSSEIMHVLSSALPARGGVSIQMEDEISGICTALGAAMSGKRAMTATSGPGISLKAENLGVGYISEVPLVVVNVMRGGPSTGLPTRVAQGDILQAKNPTHGDVKSITLVPGNLSECYTETVRAFNLADRFMQPVFVLLDETIGHMSGKAIIPELEEIEKSKIVRKRFDGDKKDYKPYGVESDEPAVLNPMFEGYRYHFTGLHHGPTGHPTEDAEVCDALMKRLFKKVDAHLDELELNEEYMLDDADIMIIAYGSVSLGVTEAINRLRKEGIKVGMFRPLTIWPSPAKRINELMKKFDKVLVAELNMGQFVEEVQRVSGRSDFDTLFKANGRPLSPLEIIEKVKGM
- a CDS encoding 3'-5' exonuclease, which translates into the protein MKSNKRIIPKSQIKLQNILQRLLKEPILYTEFFELLEKASDTIYENPELEFELLISNGLPLDFDDKYVFLRTTKTLINEQVFCIVDIETNGGSAKKGYQIIELGAVKYKNGEIIDKFDSLVYAKEIPPYVQEVTKITPNMLENAPRLEKVLQDFKIFLGDDVFVAHDIKFDYTFISDSFEKYNLGKLLNRKLCTIDLTKRTIQSEKYGLSSLKEVLNINVDNHHRAYYDALTTAIVFQKSLENIDKNKIKTVEELINFSKSDNIINNQQKKD
- the rpe gene encoding ribulose-phosphate 3-epimerase; the protein is MLVAPSILSADFGNLANEIKAICDGGCDLIHVDVMDGHFVPNMTIGPVVVNPVAKVATKPLDIHLMVEDNTFFVELFAPCKPEYISFHIESEKHPHRLIQKIRDYGIKPAIVLNPHSTPESIEYLLEDLDMVLLMSVNPGFGGQKFIPSVIEKAKKLKEIINKRNPNCLIEVDGGVNDKNIYDLKEAGVDVVVAGSYVFGNDDYSKAIKSLQV
- a CDS encoding NUDIX domain-containing protein; translated protein: MINIIDNFKISELKNTKYINPIKVTFSQNGKEKTWEAVKSHDSVSILLYHKEKESFLLVKQFRAPVYLNDNSITFTYELCAGLIDKEKSIEEIVIEEIDEECGYKVHINDISKITSFHTNVGISGAKQYLYFATIDESMKIHQGGGINDEEIELFFLPLNECDDFIFDEKKAKTPGLMFSFYWFLKNKEKLGF
- a CDS encoding YkgJ family cysteine cluster protein, with amino-acid sequence MSELLKKEGFNFAFDPKGCDSCKGNCCIGESGYIWINAQEIQALAFYLNLPVEELKIRYLNKIGYKYSIKEVKLGSNNFACCFFNLEKKQCSIYPVRPMQCRTFPFWDYFKENEEEVYKECPAIKNL
- a CDS encoding tRNA1(Val) (adenine(37)-N6)-methyltransferase — protein: MVLYQPKNGYCYNSDTHFLFYFICENFKKYKNIKGELLDIGSGSGILGLLVSNEYRKLNLNQCEIQEMFQFFSTKNAQINQINTKMYIGSYDQISFEKKFEICISNPPFYHCDVIKSENKSLKIARYNDSLPLEKLIKRSYEILKEDGKFFFCYDSKQINEILLLLNKYKFNLEALQFVHPKVSKDATLVLIYAKKNSKTLTKIMNPLVVFDENNSFTKEVESIYEKSSTYSIKADFE
- a CDS encoding 2-oxoglutarate ferredoxin oxidoreductase subunit beta, with translation MAFNYDEYLRTDKMPTLWCWGCGDGVILKAVIRAIEKLEWNMDDVCVVSGIGCSGRFSSYINCNTVHTTHGRTLAYATGIKLANPDKKVIVVGGDGDGLAIGGNHTIHASRRNIDLNYIIINNFIYGLTNSQTSPTTPQGMWTVTMSRGNIDPTFDACKLVEAAGASFVARETMIDPKKLEKTLVKAFEHKGFSFIEVFSNCHVNLGRKNKMATAMANLEWIDSISMSKTKFDKLEPEEQKGIFPTGILKQDTEAMEYCEAYEKVKEAQKNKTMVQL
- a CDS encoding HD domain-containing protein, which codes for MFSQDNYTEILEFATLAHGEQKTPKELPYLFHITCVAMEVINACEKSKLDEKKADLAISCALLHDIIEDTKITYDELYVKFGPLIADGVEALTKNKTLTSKQEQMRDSIERLLTQPYEIQIVKLADRIVNLAIPPKHWSNEKIKDYQKEASFILSCLGNSNIYLAKRLEKKIEEYKKYIKND
- a CDS encoding phospholipase A encodes the protein MKKFLSLLICSFCLAEDINNIYEEAKKQEELGNYKEAMLLYKKAATLNISKEDTYLFNLKKNHENEEDRTYTTMKKEFYLKQIDRLDDEETEKSLEQLITKDFNLYPYKKNYLLPVNYSFNDIEGRKNTETTFQISLEKPISYNFFGLDESISAAYTQKSFWQTTKDSSPFRETNYEPEIFVTLPYKETSILKAYKFSLLHASNGKNEEESRSWNRLYLEGYFQFSNLFLIPRIWYRIPEEKGSDDNSDIEDYYGYGDLTLFFAYKKHTFELLLRNNLKLNDSNKGAVELNWTFPLPEFLSTKNTYGLLQLFSGYGNNLIDYDREINKIGIGIVFSR
- a CDS encoding tetratricopeptide repeat protein, which gives rise to MSSYKKSLIFYSLLLIFSGCSTKDINLENKEVKKTNFVKVETKPFDLEDFYIIYALESENQRMYLNARDIYLKLFENTNNYEYLVKYLTLATQLKEYYLVKENASKYMKDNIKEEEIILRLYAFSLFKLQEKQEAIFNAEKLIFLYKNSINYELLGSIYLEDKQYLKAYDALRNAYFLNNSISTLLTLTNIQFFNLNQKEEAIKQLENYAHKNDYDFNLSIQLLSFYENLKAQDRLVNFLKEMYFYYKKNDNQLLVNKTKALFLKYVINNDVKTVIDFWEQNGEEDEILLNLYRMTNQSQKAYNLLNKLYKNSNNMDFLAQQAILEFEMAKDKKSILFDVISKFDKVLQTEDNHIYQNYLAYILIDFDIDIQKGLLLVKKALEKDPTNVAYLDTLAWGEYKIKNCKDAYTYMKQVVDEVGLDDEEIKLHWEKIKECKE